From Triticum aestivum cultivar Chinese Spring chromosome 4A, IWGSC CS RefSeq v2.1, whole genome shotgun sequence, a single genomic window includes:
- the LOC123088329 gene encoding gluconokinase-like isoform X1 — MAGPDLLRPDPGLAIVVMGVSGCGKSSDANFLFCRRTVAAMLAEALGCGFVEADDYHSQTNKDKMSRGVPLTDEDRLPWLESLRDAIRDRLGRGEDVAVSCSALRLGYREVLREGDRNYKPGSYGSCRVKFVCLEASAEVIAERVERRAAEGDHFMPASLVRSQLDLLEIDAAEGITVVDATVPAHAIVEATITQFREELASTAR; from the exons ATGGCCGGCCCTGACCTCCTCCGCCCAGATCCAG GTCTGGCCATCGTGGTCATGGGGGTCAGCGGCTGCGGCAAATC CTCTGATGCCAATTTTCTGTTCTGCCGCAGGACCGTGGCGGCGATGCTCGCGGAGGCGCTGGGCTGCGGCTTCGTCGAGGCGGACGACTACCACTCCCAGACAAACAAAG ATAAGATGAGCAGGGGCGTCCCGCTCACCGACGAGGACCGCCTCCCGTGGCTGGAGTCGCTGCGCGACGCCATCCGGGACCGGCTGGGCCGCGGCGAGGACGTCGCCGTCAGCTGCTCGGCGCTGCGGCTAGGGTACAGGGAGGTGCTCCGAGAAGGTGATCGGAACTACAAGCCAGGGAGCTACGGGTCCTGCAGGGTGAAGTTCGTGTGCCTGGAGGCGTCGGCGGAGGTGATCGCCGAGCGAGTGGAGCGGAGGGCGGCGGAAGGGGACCACTTCATGCCGGCGAGCCTGGTGCGGAGCCAGCTGGACCTGCTCGAGATCGACGCGGCGGAGGGGATCACCGTAGTCGACGCCACCGTGCCCGCCCACGCCATCGTCGAAGCCACCATCACCCAGTTCAGGGAGGAGCTGGCCTCGACGGCGCGCTGA
- the LOC123088329 gene encoding gluconokinase-like isoform X2 yields the protein MAGPDLLRPDPGLAIVVMGVSGCGKSTVAAMLAEALGCGFVEADDYHSQTNKDKMSRGVPLTDEDRLPWLESLRDAIRDRLGRGEDVAVSCSALRLGYREVLREGDRNYKPGSYGSCRVKFVCLEASAEVIAERVERRAAEGDHFMPASLVRSQLDLLEIDAAEGITVVDATVPAHAIVEATITQFREELASTAR from the exons ATGGCCGGCCCTGACCTCCTCCGCCCAGATCCAG GTCTGGCCATCGTGGTCATGGGGGTCAGCGGCTGCGGCAAATC GACCGTGGCGGCGATGCTCGCGGAGGCGCTGGGCTGCGGCTTCGTCGAGGCGGACGACTACCACTCCCAGACAAACAAAG ATAAGATGAGCAGGGGCGTCCCGCTCACCGACGAGGACCGCCTCCCGTGGCTGGAGTCGCTGCGCGACGCCATCCGGGACCGGCTGGGCCGCGGCGAGGACGTCGCCGTCAGCTGCTCGGCGCTGCGGCTAGGGTACAGGGAGGTGCTCCGAGAAGGTGATCGGAACTACAAGCCAGGGAGCTACGGGTCCTGCAGGGTGAAGTTCGTGTGCCTGGAGGCGTCGGCGGAGGTGATCGCCGAGCGAGTGGAGCGGAGGGCGGCGGAAGGGGACCACTTCATGCCGGCGAGCCTGGTGCGGAGCCAGCTGGACCTGCTCGAGATCGACGCGGCGGAGGGGATCACCGTAGTCGACGCCACCGTGCCCGCCCACGCCATCGTCGAAGCCACCATCACCCAGTTCAGGGAGGAGCTGGCCTCGACGGCGCGCTGA